A region of the Streptococcus oralis Uo5 genome:
CACAATCTTGATCCGGACGATTTTATTGCCGGTCTTTCAGACACAGATGGTTGCCTCTAGAAAAATGCAAGAGGCTCAACCACGCATCAAGGCTTTGCGAGAGCAATATCCGGGTCGTGATATGGAAAGTAGAACCAAGCTAGACCAGGAGATGCGCAAGGTTTATAAAGAGTTGGGGATTAAGCATTCATCCTCTCTCTGGCCAATTTTAATACAAATGCCTGTCCTCTTGGCGCTCTTTCAAGCCTTGAGTCGAGTAGACTTTTTGAAAACAGGTCACTTTTTATGGATTAATTTGGGAGGAGTAGATACAAGTTTTGTCCTTCCGATTTTGGCGGCAGTCTTTACCTTCTTGAGTAGCTGGTTATCGAATAAAGCTTTGTCTGAAAAAAGTGGAGCTACGACAGGGATGATGTATGGTATGCCTGTATTGATCTTTGTTTTTGCTATCTCCGCCCCAAGTGGTGTAGCCTTGTACTGGGCTGTATCCAATGCTTACCAAGTTCTGCAAACCTATTTCTTGAACAATCCTTTCAAGATTATTGCTGAAAGAGAAGCAGTGGCGCAAGCAGAAAAAGATTTAGAAGGCAAGAAGAGAAGAGCCTTGAAAAAAGCACAGAAAAAGAAAAAATAAGGAGGAATCTGGTAATGGTATTATTTACAGGTTCAACGGTTGAAGAAGCAATCCAAAAAGGGTTGAAAGAATTAGACATTCCAAGAATGAAGGCCCACATCAAGGTCGTTTCGAAAGAGAAAAAAGGATTCTTAGGCTTGTTTGGTAAGAAGCCGGCTCAAGTTGATATCGAAGCGATTAGTGAAACGACAGTGATCAAAGCCAATCAGCAGGCCATTAAAGGGGTTCCAAAAGAAGTTAATGAAAAAAATGAACCCGTGAAAACAGTAAGTGAAGCAACTGTTGATTTGGGGCATGTAGTTGAAGCAATTAAGAAAATTGAAGAAGAAGGTCAAGGTGTCTCTGAAGAGGTCAAGGCTGAAATCTTGAAAAATGAAAAGCACGCCAGCACGATTTTGGAAGAAACAGGTCATATTTCAATTTTAAATGATTTGGAACCAGAGGATACTGCCGAGGAAGTGGACTCTGCTCCAGAAAAAGAAACTGAAACGCAGGAAGCAACAAGCCAATCTTTGGAAGATTTAGGCTTGAAAGTAGAACCAAGTTATGACATCGAACAAGTGGCAACTGAAGTAGCTAACTACGTTCAAACCATTGTAGATGATATGGATGTTGAAGGGACGATTTCAAGTGACTACAATCGCCGCACCATCAATCTTCAAATTGACACTAACGAACCAGGCCGTATTATCGGTTATCATGGTAAAGTTTTGAAAGCCTTGCAACTATTGGCTCAAAATTATCTTTATAACCGCTATTCAAGAACCTTCTACATCACAATCAATGTCAATGATTACGTTGAGCACCGTGCAGAAGTCTTGCAAACCTACGCTCAAAAATTGGCGACTCGCGTTTTAGAAGAAGGACGTAGCCAACAAACGGATCCAATGTCAAATAGCGAACGCAAGATTATCCATCGCATTATTTCACGCATGGATGGCGTGACGAGTTACTCTGAAGGTGACGAGCCAAATCGCTATGTTGTCGTAGATGCAGAATAAGCAAAGTAAAATCAGGTTCATCCTGATTTTTTGCTAGGAAAGGAAAGATTCAGATATGCTGAAAGCAGTTAGAGAATACCTATCATTTGCAGGAGTCCAGTACCGTAATCCTGATAAAGCTGGCGATGAAAGAGAAAAGATGTTGGCCTTGCGGCAAAAAGGTCAAGAAGCTCGGAAGTCTTTTACAGAACTGACCAAAACCTTTCAAGCAAGTCATCCAGAATGGCAACTCCAACAGACTAGTCAGTGGATGAACCAAGCGCAGCGTTTGCGACCGCATTTCTGGGTCTATCTACAGAGAGACGGACAAGTGACAGAACCTATGATGGCTCTTCGTTTGTATGGAACACCTGCTGACTTTGGGATTTCTTTGGAAGTCAGTTTCATCGAGCGCAAGAAAGACGAACAGACCTTAGACAAGCAAGCCAAGGTTTTAGAGCTTCCAGCGGTAGAAGGAATTTATTATCTAGTCTACTCAAATGGGGAAAGTCATAAGATGGAGGCTAATGAAGAAAATCGTCGTACTTTACGAGAGAAGCTGAGAAATCAGGAAGTTCGTAAAGTATTAGTCAAGTCAGATATTTCCTTCATTGCAAATCAGTCAGTAGAAGCGATATTGGAGAAGCTAGAAGACGCTTATACTCGCTTGCTCCCGTACTATGAAGTGACGAGGGAATAGAAAATCAAATGTGTTAGATGAACGCAAATTGTTTTATTGCTATTCTATGCATTTTTTCATATAATAGTAAAATAGGATGTGTGGTTCATTAATCACCTCAAAGAGAAAGGAAATTCTATGTCAAATCTATCTGTTAATGCAATTCGTTTTCTAGGTATTGACGCCATCAACAAAGCAAACTCAGGTCACCCAGGGGTGGTTATGGGGGCTGCTCCAATGGCCTATAGCCTCTTTACAAAACAACTTCGTATCAATCCAGCCCAACCAAACTGGATCAACCGCGACCGCTTTATTCTTTCAGCAGGACACGGATCTATGCTTCTCTATGCCCTTCTTCACCTTTCTGGTTTTGAAGATGTCAGCATGGATGAAATCAAGAGCTTCCGCCAATGGGGTTCCAAAACACCTGGTCACCCAGAATTTGGCCACACTGCAGGGGTTGACGCTACAACCGGTCCTCTAGGACAAGGGATTTCTACTGCCACTGGTTTTGCCCAAGCAGAACGTTTCCTTGCGGCGAAGTATAACCGTGAAGGCTTCAATATCTTTGACCACTATACTTATGTGATCTGTGGAGACGGAGACTTGATGGAAGGTGTCTCAAGTGAGGCGGCTTCATACGCAGGCTTGCAAAAACTTGACAAGTTGGTGGTTCTTTATGATTCAAATGACATCAACTTGGATGGTGAGACAAAGGATTCCTTTACAGAAAGTGTTCGTGACCGTTACAATGCCTACGGTTGGTATACAGCCTTGGTTGAAGATGGAACAGACTTGGAAGCTATCCATGCTGCTATCGAAGCTGCTAAAGCTTCAGGCAAACCATCTTTGATTGAAGTGAAGACTGTTATTGGATACGGCTCTCCAAACAAACAAGGAACTAATGCCGTACACGGTGCTCCTCTTGGAGCAGATGAAACTGCAGCGACTCGCCAAGCTCTCGGTTGGGACTATGAACCATTTGAAATTCCAGAGCAAGTTTATGCTGATTTCAAAGAAAATGTTGCAGACCGTGGCGCATCAGCTTATCAAGCTTGGACTAAATTAGTTGCTGACTATAAAGAGGCTCATCCAGAACTGGCTGCAGAAGTAGAAGCTATTATCGACGGACGTGATCCAGTTAAAGTTACTCCAGCAGACTTCCCAGCCTTAGAAAATGGATTTTCTCAAGCAACTCGTAATTCAAGCCAGGATGCTTTGAACGTTGTAGCTGCTAAATTGCCAACTTTCTTAGGTGGATCAGCTGACCTTGCTCACTCAAACATGACTTATATCAAAACGGACGGACTTCAAGACGATGCTAATCGCTTGAATCGCAATATTCAGTTTGGTGTTCGTGAATTTGCAATGGGAACGATCTTGAATGGGATGGCCCTTCACGGTGGACTTCGTGTATACGGAGGTACTTTCTTCGTCTTCTCTGACTATGTGAAAGCAGCTGTCCGTTTGTCAGCCTTACAAGGACTTCCTGTGACTTATGTCTTCACCCATGACTCTATTGCGGTTGGTGAAGATGGTCCAACTCACGAACCAGTTGAACACCTAGCAGGTCTTCGTGCTATGCCAAATCTCAATGTTTTCCGCCCAGCAGATGCGCGTGAAACTCAAGCAGCTTGGTACCTTGCCGTGACAAGCGAAAAAACACCAACTGCCCTTGTCTTGACACGTCAAAACTTGACTGTCGAAGAAGGAACAGACTTTGACAAAGTTGCGAAAGGTGCCTATGTTGTCTATGAAAATGCAGCAGACTTTGATACAATTTTGATTGCAACAGGTTCAGAGGTGAATTTGGTGGTCGCAGCTGCCAAAGAATTGGCTAGCCAAGGCGCAAAAGTCCGCGTAGTCAGCATGCCATCTACAGATGTCTTCGACGCACAAGATGCAGCTTACAAGGAAGAAATTCTTCCAAATGCAGTCCGCCGTCGTGTTGCAGTCGAAATGGGTGCAACTCAAAACTGGTACAAATATGTTGGTCTTGATGGTGCAGTTCTCGGTATTGATACCTTCGGAGCATCTGCCCCAGCACCAAAAGTATTGGCAGAGTATGGATTTACGGTAGAAAATCTAGTCAAAGTCGTTCAAAACTTGAAATAATCACAAAAATCAGAGTGAAAACTCTGATTTTTTTATCATCATAAAAACAAGGCACAACCTTGTAAAAGTAGCTGAAATTTGATATAGTAGTCCTATGTAAAATACAAAGGAGAAAATACTATGGAAAATATTAGTCCAAATTTAACATTTTTGATCATGCTTGTAGGTATGTTTGCCTTGATGTTCTTTATGCAACGTTCTCAAAAGAAACAAGCACAAAAGCGTATGGAAAGCTTGAACAAACTTCAAAAAGGATATGAAGTCATTACAATTGGTGGACTTTACGGAACAGTGGATGAAGTAGATACTGAGAAAGGTACAATCGTACTGGATGTAGATGGCGTTTATTTGACTTTTGAATTGGCTGCAATTAAGACCGTTTTGCCACTCAAAGAAGCTGTGACACCAGAAGGAACAGTTGTTGACGAAGGCGGAGCAATCGAAGAATAAAACGGGACCTGTCACTCCCGTTTTTCTATGAGACAAGAGGAAAAGGGATGAAAAAAATAGTATTTGTTTGCTTAGGAAATATTTGCCGAAGTCCCATGGCAGAGTTTGTGATGAAGTCCATGACGAGCGATTACCACATCGAGAGTCGTGCAACGTCATCATGGGAACATGGCAATCCGATTCATAAGGGAACGCAAGGAATTTTCCAGCAATATCAGATCCCGTATGACAAAGATAAAACATCGCTTCAGATTGGCAGAGAAGACTTTGAATCGTTTGATTACATTATCGGTATGGATGCTTCAAACGTTTCAGATCTGCGTCACATGTGTCCTCAGGAACTACAGTACAAAATCTACTCTTTTGCATCTGAAAGTGTCCCAGATCCTTGGTATACAGGAGATTTTGAGGAAACCTATTCTCGTATCACAAGTGGATGTCAAAGCTGGCTGGATCGATTAGAAAAAGAGAGTGACAATGGAAAAGCTTAAACAATTTTATGAGAAGTGTAGAGTTTACCTAACTCGTTCTAGGTTAGAGCTCATTGCAGTAGTTGTAATGGTACTCTGTGCTCTTTCGGTATTTCTGCTAAATACGCCTAAAAAAGGTGTCTTGACACTTGATGGTGGAGCTCTTGTTTATGATGGCACCTTGGTACGTGGGAAAATGAATGGTCAAGGAACCCTGACCTTTGAAAATGGAGACCAATATACAGGTGATTTCAATAATGGAGCCTTTAATGGGAAAGGGACTTTTCAATCAAAAGATGGCTGGAAATACGAAGGTGATTTTGTAAATGGTCAGGCTGAAGGTCAAGGGAAGTTGACGACAGAGCAAGAAGTCGTTTATGAAGGAACCTTTAAACAAGGCGTTTTCCAGCAAAAACAGTAGTCTCCAAGTTAGGAGACTATTTTCAAAGTCTGAAAAGAAAACGCTTTCTTCGCTTAAATTCGAGAACTAACTATCAACTAGAAAAAACTTTGTGAAATAAAAAAATTTTTTCCATAATTTCACAATCGTCCAGACAAAACTCTATTGCGTAGCTATATTGAGAAAAAAATCACAATCTCAGAAAAATTCTTTGTGAAATACTTATGAAACTGTTTACAAAGCATAAAAAAAGAGTTATAATAAACTTGTG
Encoded here:
- a CDS encoding membrane protein insertase YidC; amino-acid sequence: MKKKLQLTSFLGLSLVIMTACATNGAASDITADSTDFWSKFVYFFAEIIRFLSFDISIGVGIILFTILIRTILLPVFQTQMVASRKMQEAQPRIKALREQYPGRDMESRTKLDQEMRKVYKELGIKHSSSLWPILIQMPVLLALFQALSRVDFLKTGHFLWINLGGVDTSFVLPILAAVFTFLSSWLSNKALSEKSGATTGMMYGMPVLIFVFAISAPSGVALYWAVSNAYQVLQTYFLNNPFKIIAEREAVAQAEKDLEGKKRRALKKAQKKKK
- a CDS encoding MORN repeat-containing protein, with the protein product MEKLKQFYEKCRVYLTRSRLELIAVVVMVLCALSVFLLNTPKKGVLTLDGGALVYDGTLVRGKMNGQGTLTFENGDQYTGDFNNGAFNGKGTFQSKDGWKYEGDFVNGQAEGQGKLTTEQEVVYEGTFKQGVFQQKQ
- the jag gene encoding RNA-binding cell elongation regulator Jag/EloR yields the protein MVLFTGSTVEEAIQKGLKELDIPRMKAHIKVVSKEKKGFLGLFGKKPAQVDIEAISETTVIKANQQAIKGVPKEVNEKNEPVKTVSEATVDLGHVVEAIKKIEEEGQGVSEEVKAEILKNEKHASTILEETGHISILNDLEPEDTAEEVDSAPEKETETQEATSQSLEDLGLKVEPSYDIEQVATEVANYVQTIVDDMDVEGTISSDYNRRTINLQIDTNEPGRIIGYHGKVLKALQLLAQNYLYNRYSRTFYITINVNDYVEHRAEVLQTYAQKLATRVLEEGRSQQTDPMSNSERKIIHRIISRMDGVTSYSEGDEPNRYVVVDAE
- the yajC gene encoding preprotein translocase subunit YajC; translated protein: MSPNLTFLIMLVGMFALMFFMQRSQKKQAQKRMESLNKLQKGYEVITIGGLYGTVDEVDTEKGTIVLDVDGVYLTFELAAIKTVLPLKEAVTPEGTVVDEGGAIEE
- the tkt gene encoding transketolase, which gives rise to MSNLSVNAIRFLGIDAINKANSGHPGVVMGAAPMAYSLFTKQLRINPAQPNWINRDRFILSAGHGSMLLYALLHLSGFEDVSMDEIKSFRQWGSKTPGHPEFGHTAGVDATTGPLGQGISTATGFAQAERFLAAKYNREGFNIFDHYTYVICGDGDLMEGVSSEAASYAGLQKLDKLVVLYDSNDINLDGETKDSFTESVRDRYNAYGWYTALVEDGTDLEAIHAAIEAAKASGKPSLIEVKTVIGYGSPNKQGTNAVHGAPLGADETAATRQALGWDYEPFEIPEQVYADFKENVADRGASAYQAWTKLVADYKEAHPELAAEVEAIIDGRDPVKVTPADFPALENGFSQATRNSSQDALNVVAAKLPTFLGGSADLAHSNMTYIKTDGLQDDANRLNRNIQFGVREFAMGTILNGMALHGGLRVYGGTFFVFSDYVKAAVRLSALQGLPVTYVFTHDSIAVGEDGPTHEPVEHLAGLRAMPNLNVFRPADARETQAAWYLAVTSEKTPTALVLTRQNLTVEEGTDFDKVAKGAYVVYENAADFDTILIATGSEVNLVVAAAKELASQGAKVRVVSMPSTDVFDAQDAAYKEEILPNAVRRRVAVEMGATQNWYKYVGLDGAVLGIDTFGASAPAPKVLAEYGFTVENLVKVVQNLK
- a CDS encoding low molecular weight protein-tyrosine-phosphatase, whose translation is MKKIVFVCLGNICRSPMAEFVMKSMTSDYHIESRATSSWEHGNPIHKGTQGIFQQYQIPYDKDKTSLQIGREDFESFDYIIGMDASNVSDLRHMCPQELQYKIYSFASESVPDPWYTGDFEETYSRITSGCQSWLDRLEKESDNGKA